One window of the Granulicella arctica genome contains the following:
- the gmk gene encoding guanylate kinase, translating to MAGILFIISAPSGSGKSTLVERLRSLVDGLDFSISYTTRAPRGSETDGREYHFIDRPEFERMIAADEFLEWAEVFGNYYGTALAALGHARDEGKDLLLDIDVQGAVQVMQKLPAATSIFILPPSPRILEMRLRNRSEAENVTSETVIERRLSQAQNELKQIWDYQYALVNDVLDEAVSEMRAIVLTARGVHDGVEAVALTCRTDNPSIRLQAALGSFTVL from the coding sequence ATGGCAGGCATTCTCTTCATCATTTCGGCCCCATCCGGGTCAGGCAAGTCCACGCTGGTTGAGCGCCTACGCTCTCTCGTAGACGGTCTCGACTTTTCCATTTCTTACACGACGCGGGCACCTCGCGGCTCTGAGACAGATGGCCGCGAGTACCACTTTATCGATCGCCCTGAGTTCGAACGGATGATCGCGGCGGACGAGTTCCTGGAATGGGCCGAGGTCTTCGGCAACTACTACGGCACGGCGCTCGCGGCACTTGGCCATGCGCGTGACGAGGGTAAGGATCTGCTGCTCGACATCGACGTACAGGGAGCCGTTCAGGTGATGCAGAAGCTGCCGGCCGCTACGTCGATCTTTATCCTCCCGCCTAGTCCGCGGATTCTTGAGATGCGCCTGCGGAACCGCAGCGAGGCTGAGAACGTGACTTCTGAGACGGTGATCGAGCGGCGTCTTTCGCAGGCGCAGAACGAATTGAAGCAGATCTGGGACTACCAATACGCGTTGGTGAATGACGTCCTTGACGAGGCTGTGTCGGAGATGCGCGCGATTGTTCTGACGGCGCGCGGTGTACATGATGGAGTCGAGGCGGTGGCCCTAACGTGCCGCACCGATAATCCATCGATACGATTGCAGGCGGCGCTCGGCAGTTTTACTGTTCTATAA
- a CDS encoding ABC transporter ATP-binding protein, translating into MKRIWRLLLYVRPYALYSLISVVLMAIVGAMAAFRILLVKPIFDNVLKPDMPPGPVLVYSVPHTHFIINLQAFIPSYFHNAWNVVAIALVGSALLKSVCDYAGTYLVNRAGFGMITDLRNDLYDAVLRRSVAFFQKNSTGTLLSTLINDIERVQTAMSSVLGDFLQQLFTLIFTAIAVVIVGGKLAWVLLLFVPVVISSARRIGRSVRVTTRRGQDKLAEIQNILHETITGNGIVKAFGMEVWEMRRFRRAASRLLHANLKSVSVQAISSPLMDLIASCAIALLLYLGRIRIQHHEMTAGSFITFLIAVFTLYDPVRKFAAFYNSFQQALGASEDIFKFMDAQDDVREKKRAFVLKGFSESIRFEDVGFAYSTDEGTKQVLSHIDLDVKRGEVIAFVGPSGAGKSTLVNLLPRFFDVNEGRIKIDGHDLRDVTIASLREQIGKVTQETILFNDTVRNNIAYGQPDVPLSRVQEAATMALAHEFIMRMPDGYDTHIGEKGVRLSGGERQRLAIARAILKNAPILVLDEATSALDTESEHFVQVALANLMQGRTVFVIAHRLSTVRRATRIVVIEEGRIVEMGTHDELLDQSGSYRRLYDMQFATNDLAYAGAVPAELEGMA; encoded by the coding sequence ATGAAGCGTATCTGGCGATTGCTGCTCTACGTTCGACCGTATGCGCTCTATTCGTTGATCTCGGTCGTTCTGATGGCGATTGTAGGGGCGATGGCGGCGTTTCGCATCCTGCTGGTCAAGCCGATCTTCGATAACGTGTTAAAGCCTGACATGCCGCCGGGACCGGTGCTTGTGTATTCGGTGCCGCACACGCACTTCATCATCAACCTGCAGGCGTTCATTCCGAGCTATTTCCATAATGCGTGGAATGTCGTGGCGATTGCGCTGGTAGGGTCTGCGCTGCTGAAGTCGGTCTGCGACTATGCGGGAACGTACCTTGTGAATCGTGCCGGTTTCGGCATGATTACGGATCTGCGGAACGATCTTTATGACGCGGTGTTGCGGCGCTCTGTTGCGTTCTTTCAAAAGAACTCTACGGGGACGCTTCTCTCGACGCTGATCAACGATATCGAGCGGGTCCAGACTGCGATGTCGAGCGTGTTGGGAGACTTTCTGCAGCAGTTGTTTACGCTGATTTTTACTGCGATTGCGGTGGTGATTGTAGGTGGCAAGCTGGCCTGGGTGCTGCTGCTGTTTGTGCCGGTGGTGATCTCTTCTGCACGGCGCATCGGGCGGAGCGTGCGGGTGACGACGCGGCGGGGGCAGGATAAGCTGGCGGAGATCCAGAACATTCTGCACGAGACGATTACGGGCAACGGCATCGTCAAGGCCTTCGGGATGGAAGTCTGGGAGATGCGGCGGTTTCGCCGGGCTGCGAGCCGGTTGCTTCATGCGAATCTCAAGTCTGTGAGCGTGCAGGCGATCAGTTCACCGCTGATGGATCTGATTGCCTCGTGTGCGATTGCGCTGCTGCTATATCTTGGGCGCATTCGGATTCAACATCATGAGATGACGGCGGGTTCGTTCATCACGTTCCTGATTGCGGTGTTTACGCTGTACGATCCGGTGCGGAAGTTCGCGGCGTTCTACAACAGCTTCCAGCAGGCTCTGGGTGCGAGTGAAGACATCTTCAAATTTATGGACGCGCAGGATGATGTGCGCGAGAAGAAACGGGCTTTCGTTCTGAAGGGATTTTCGGAGTCGATTCGGTTTGAGGATGTTGGCTTTGCTTATTCGACGGATGAGGGGACGAAGCAGGTACTGAGTCATATCGATCTGGATGTGAAGCGTGGCGAAGTCATTGCGTTCGTCGGGCCGAGTGGCGCTGGCAAGTCGACCCTGGTGAACCTGCTGCCGCGCTTCTTTGATGTGAATGAGGGGCGGATCAAGATCGACGGGCATGACCTGCGTGATGTGACGATTGCGAGTCTGCGGGAGCAGATCGGCAAGGTGACGCAAGAGACGATTCTGTTCAACGATACGGTGCGCAACAATATCGCCTATGGGCAGCCGGATGTGCCGCTCTCGCGGGTGCAGGAGGCGGCTACGATGGCGCTTGCGCATGAGTTCATCATGCGGATGCCGGATGGATACGATACGCATATCGGCGAAAAGGGTGTGCGGCTGTCGGGGGGCGAGCGGCAGCGGCTTGCGATTGCGCGAGCGATCCTCAAGAATGCGCCGATCCTGGTGCTCGATGAGGCTACGTCGGCGCTGGATACGGAGAGTGAACACTTCGTGCAGGTGGCACTGGCGAACCTGATGCAGGGGCGGACAGTGTTCGTGATTGCGCACCGGCTCTCGACGGTACGGCGGGCGACGCGGATCGTGGTGATTGAAGAGGGACGCATCGTGGAGATGGGAACGCACGACGAGCTGCTGGATCAATCCGGAAGCTATCGTCGGCTTTACGATATGCAGTTCGCTACGAATGATCTTGCCTATGCGGGTGCTGTTCCCGCGGAACTGGAGGGTATGGCGTGA
- the rpoZ gene encoding DNA-directed RNA polymerase subunit omega: MTTPENPFQNKYSLVRGAARRARQLQSGALPLGTSKSMKACRVAQDEIREGFVKFVLPEKIVEPTLDIAH, translated from the coding sequence ATGACTACGCCTGAAAACCCATTTCAGAACAAGTACAGCTTGGTACGGGGTGCTGCGCGCCGTGCTCGTCAGTTGCAGTCAGGTGCTCTTCCCCTTGGCACGTCCAAGTCGATGAAGGCCTGCCGTGTTGCCCAGGACGAGATCCGCGAGGGCTTCGTCAAGTTCGTGCTGCCTGAAAAGATCGTCGAGCCGACACTCGACATCGCGCACTAA
- a CDS encoding YicC/YloC family endoribonuclease: MSAVYSMTGFATMSGSVGPDDGAAQPLAFTLTLKSVNHRFLDLSLRLPHNCDLLEAPIRRMVKDVVHRGHVDLTLQLVRGEASTQIQLNHDLLAAHVEAFRQAAKRYDSAAELDLNALLRHPGVLRAETAAVVEDVALLQGSVLTLVPEVLARLNEVRAQEGASLVEELCAAMMRLKALVATVSTLREDVRATYVERIRTRMAELLKGMSIGEDRLLAEAALLAERSDIDEELVRLQTHIARFLTLLEDGGELGKRLDFLLQELNREANTLLSKTSGATAGNGIRITELGLEMKLEIEKAREQVQNLE, translated from the coding sequence GTGAGTGCTGTTTATTCCATGACTGGCTTTGCGACGATGAGCGGTTCGGTCGGTCCTGATGACGGGGCCGCGCAGCCGCTTGCCTTTACGCTGACGCTGAAGAGTGTCAATCATCGCTTCCTTGATCTATCGCTGCGGCTGCCGCACAATTGCGATCTGCTGGAAGCGCCGATCCGCCGCATGGTGAAGGACGTCGTGCATCGCGGGCATGTGGACCTGACGCTGCAGCTTGTGCGTGGGGAGGCTTCGACGCAGATTCAGTTGAATCATGACCTGCTTGCTGCTCATGTGGAGGCGTTTCGGCAGGCTGCGAAGCGGTACGATTCCGCTGCGGAGCTCGATCTGAACGCGCTGCTTCGGCATCCGGGAGTGCTGCGGGCGGAGACGGCTGCGGTTGTCGAGGATGTCGCTCTATTGCAGGGCAGCGTGCTGACGCTCGTGCCTGAGGTGCTGGCTCGACTTAACGAGGTTCGCGCGCAGGAGGGTGCTTCGCTGGTCGAGGAGCTATGCGCTGCCATGATGCGGCTGAAGGCGCTGGTTGCGACGGTTTCTACGCTGCGGGAGGATGTTCGAGCGACGTATGTGGAGCGTATTCGGACCCGCATGGCGGAGCTTCTTAAGGGCATGAGTATCGGTGAGGACCGCCTGCTGGCGGAGGCTGCGCTGCTGGCGGAACGCAGTGACATCGACGAGGAATTGGTACGACTTCAGACACATATCGCGCGTTTTCTGACGCTGCTTGAGGATGGCGGCGAGTTGGGAAAACGGCTCGACTTCTTGTTGCAGGAGTTGAATCGCGAGGCGAATACGCTGCTTTCGAAGACCAGCGGAGCTACGGCGGGGAACGGGATTCGGATTACGGAGCTAGGGCTCGAAATGAAACTTGAGATCGAGAAGGCCCGTGAGCAGGTCCAGAATCTGGAGTAG
- a CDS encoding uracil-DNA glycosylase encodes MAVSAEQLRAYVDYLRDMGVYDLYRHGTPVEADIELSAHAQAAVPSPPRPAARPPTPPPAVVPTKAVAAMPVEPARAEPFMPKPVSFNELAPLPELRIAAPERPAALTALREEIGDCTRCPLAYAGRHTIVFANGDPGARLMFVGEGPGADEDASGEPFVGKAGQLLNNMINAMGLQREEVYVANIVKCRPPANRTPEPVEANTCSPFLLRQIDIVQPQVIVALGGTAAMYLLGVKQSLASLRGSWYECRGAKLAVTYHPAFLLRDPRQKGEAWKDLQMVMKELGLSPKRSA; translated from the coding sequence ATGGCAGTCAGTGCAGAGCAGTTGCGGGCGTATGTCGACTACCTCCGCGACATGGGTGTCTACGATCTTTACCGGCACGGTACGCCGGTAGAGGCGGACATCGAGCTTTCTGCCCATGCTCAGGCTGCTGTACCCTCTCCACCACGCCCGGCTGCGCGTCCGCCGACACCTCCTCCTGCAGTCGTCCCAACCAAAGCCGTTGCAGCTATGCCCGTCGAGCCTGCGCGGGCAGAGCCTTTCATGCCAAAACCTGTGAGTTTCAACGAGCTTGCGCCTTTGCCTGAGCTTCGTATCGCCGCGCCGGAACGTCCGGCTGCGCTGACCGCGCTTCGGGAGGAGATTGGGGACTGCACGCGCTGCCCGCTCGCCTATGCTGGTCGCCACACGATCGTGTTCGCAAACGGTGATCCGGGCGCCCGATTGATGTTTGTCGGGGAAGGTCCGGGAGCGGATGAGGATGCGAGCGGCGAGCCGTTTGTCGGCAAGGCGGGTCAACTGCTCAACAACATGATCAATGCGATGGGCCTGCAGCGGGAAGAGGTCTATGTCGCGAACATTGTGAAGTGTCGGCCGCCAGCGAATCGGACGCCTGAACCAGTTGAGGCGAACACCTGCTCACCATTTCTGCTGCGCCAGATCGATATTGTGCAGCCGCAGGTGATCGTTGCGCTCGGCGGTACGGCAGCGATGTACCTGTTGGGCGTGAAGCAGTCGCTCGCGTCGCTGCGGGGGAGCTGGTATGAGTGTCGTGGTGCAAAGCTGGCGGTGACATATCATCCGGCGTTCCTGCTGCGGGACCCCCGCCAGAAGGGCGAGGCATGGAAGGATCTGCAGATGGTGATGAAGGAACTTGGGCTTTCGCCGAAGCGTTCTGCCTGA